One part of the Aspergillus luchuensis IFO 4308 DNA, chromosome 5, nearly complete sequence genome encodes these proteins:
- a CDS encoding uncharacterized protein (InterPro:IPR029069,IPR042171;~PFAM:PF13622): MTTEPLPTSLSQALDLPFSSARQCSVQLPSDIAVGSVSVGGYVACLMTKYALYYATQHPKLQSQVALRNSYVQFYRPTFASAPLRMTLREVNIGKAQSTLRVESFQNEKLAVSVDIGITNPSITGITIQTDWRLFTPPSPVDLTKLETDSDPNWISCHCAFYPEGFRRGQSYLKNFIPRALPTDFPFIEQWG; encoded by the exons ATGACAACAGAACCACTCCCCACAAGCCTGTCCCAAGCGTTGGACCTTCCATTCTCATCTGCGCGCCAATGTTCGGTGCAGCTGCCTTCAGATATTGCGGTCGGCTCTG TTAGTGTTGGTGGCTATGTAGCTTGCCTCATGACCAAATATGCTCTCTATTATGCCACACAACACCCTAAACTGCAATCTCAGGTTGCCCTTCGAAATTCTTATGTCCAATTCTACCGTCCAACTTTCGCCTCGGCACCCTTGAGGATGACCTTGCGAGAAGTGAACATCGGGAAAGCACAGTCTACCCTCCGAGTCGAATCATTCCAGAATGAAAAACTCGCCGTGTCTGTGGATATAGG CATCACCAACCCGTCCATCACAGGCATCACAATCCAAACTGACTGGCGTCTCTTcactcccccttctcctgtGGACCTCACCAAACTTGAGACAGACAGTGACCCGAATTGGATTTCTTGCCACTGCGCCTTCTACCCCGAAGGATTTCGAAGGGGTCAGTCCTACCTCAAGAACTTCATCCCGAGAGCTCTGCCCACCGATTTCCCATTCATCGAGCAATGGGGTTGA